The following coding sequences lie in one Porphyromonas asaccharolytica DSM 20707 genomic window:
- a CDS encoding DUF4294 domain-containing protein: MKYFSKIFICSLSLLSLLSAKGLKGADVPPIYSDMSESFMQAPDTLAEEDIVSILLPEVRVSGTPHKPLTKSERYAYWRRVRDVKKVLPIAEELSGMIIETYEYVETFPTERERREHLSRVKKELVKEYTPRMKDLTLGQGLLLIKLVNRETGSTGYEIVKSIYGGFTATWYNAFAKLYGGNLNMKFDPEHVEDDAVTERIIYLWKNGLL, from the coding sequence ATGAAATATTTCTCTAAGATCTTTATCTGCTCATTGTCACTCCTCAGCCTTCTTTCTGCTAAAGGACTGAAGGGTGCTGACGTGCCACCTATTTATAGCGACATGTCTGAGTCTTTTATGCAAGCTCCTGACACGCTTGCCGAAGAAGATATCGTCAGTATACTCCTACCTGAAGTAAGAGTCTCGGGGACCCCTCATAAGCCTCTCACTAAGTCTGAGCGCTACGCCTATTGGCGTCGTGTGCGAGATGTCAAGAAGGTGCTACCTATCGCAGAGGAGCTTAGCGGGATGATTATTGAGACGTATGAATATGTAGAGACTTTTCCCACAGAGCGTGAGCGCCGTGAGCATTTGTCTCGTGTCAAGAAAGAACTGGTCAAGGAGTATACGCCTCGCATGAAGGATCTGACCCTCGGACAGGGGCTGCTCCTCATCAAGTTGGTGAATAGAGAGACGGGCTCTACGGGGTATGAGATTGTTAAGTCGATCTATGGCGGATTCACCGCTACGTGGTACAATGCTTTTGCAAAGCTGTACGGGGGCAACCTAAATATGAAGTTTGATCCTGAGCATGTAGAGGACGATGCTGTCACGGAGCGCATCATCTACCTATGGAAAAACGGCTTGCTCTAG
- the miaA gene encoding tRNA (adenosine(37)-N6)-dimethylallyltransferase MiaA, which yields MYYPELLTVVGPTACGKTALGVALAEELHGAILSGDSRQVFVGMDIGTGKDLDAYTTERGSIPHYLIDIVPAGYPFNLFEYVHLFDEAYHEIVSQQLKPIFVGGSGLYVEQVLQTRPMHRVPPDTALRQELEQLSLADLRAILSRYPRIEHVDLSSARKCIRAIEVARHYAQYPEQYQAYQEALSESKQQKPPLIIGLRLARQEIIRRIDQRLRSRLEEGMVAEVERLLDEHVPADTLIAYGLEYRFVTLYLQGKLSYSEMEEQLATAIHQFAKRQMTWFRGMTRRGLPIHWIDGHQSVTYQRDRVLRLVKGS from the coding sequence GTGTACTACCCCGAGTTACTCACAGTCGTTGGTCCTACCGCTTGCGGTAAGACAGCTCTAGGCGTGGCTCTAGCTGAGGAGCTGCATGGAGCCATACTCAGTGGTGATAGCAGGCAAGTCTTCGTCGGTATGGATATAGGCACTGGCAAGGATCTAGATGCCTATACCACGGAGCGTGGCTCCATACCTCATTACCTCATCGATATTGTCCCGGCGGGGTATCCGTTCAACCTCTTTGAGTATGTGCACCTCTTTGACGAAGCGTACCATGAGATCGTCTCTCAACAACTCAAGCCGATCTTCGTCGGAGGGTCAGGACTCTATGTCGAGCAGGTGCTACAGACGAGACCTATGCACCGAGTGCCGCCCGACACCGCGCTGCGACAGGAGCTAGAGCAGCTTAGTCTAGCCGACCTGCGAGCTATACTTAGTCGCTATCCACGCATAGAGCATGTAGACCTAAGCTCAGCACGTAAGTGTATCCGAGCCATTGAGGTGGCACGGCACTATGCGCAGTATCCTGAGCAGTATCAAGCCTACCAAGAGGCTCTTAGTGAGTCTAAGCAACAGAAACCACCACTCATCATCGGGCTACGCTTAGCTCGTCAAGAGATCATACGACGCATAGACCAGCGACTGCGGAGCAGACTAGAGGAGGGGATGGTTGCTGAGGTAGAGCGCCTGCTCGACGAGCATGTTCCCGCGGACACCCTCATAGCGTATGGTCTAGAGTATCGCTTCGTCACCTTATATTTACAAGGTAAGCTCAGCTACTCAGAGATGGAGGAGCAGCTAGCGACCGCTATTCATCAGTTTGCTAAGAGACAGATGACTTGGTTCCGAGGTATGACACGCCGAGGACTACCCATACACTGGATCGACGGACATCAATCGGTCACCTACCAGCGAGACCGAGTGCTTCGACTAGTAAAAGGCTCGTAA
- a CDS encoding IMP dehydrogenase, giving the protein MAIIFPDTSHTFGEYLLIPGLTTPECTVDKISLRTPLAKYSPAKEESRINLNIPFVSAIMQSVSNDTMAIALARNGGLSFIFGSQPIEEEAEMVARVKKFKAGFVRSDANVSPKDTLADVLAITQRMGHSTIGVTDDGTPDGVLCGIVTSRDYRLSTDSLDRKVADFMTPFERLTTGCKGISLSEANDIIWAHKLNALPIIDEEQRLCYFVFRKDYDSHKENPLELQNPHNKTLMVGAGINTRDYKERVPALVEAGADVLCIDSSDGFSVWQQETIAWIREQYGDSVIVGAGNVVDREGFRYLVEAGADFVKVGIGGGSICITREQKGIGRGQATAVIDVAKARDDYYHETGIYVPICSDGGIVHDYHMTLALAMGADFLMMGRYFARFDESPTEKLRIGNNIVKEYWGEGSNRAHNWQRYDGGGTSTTMKFEEGVDSYVPYAGPMKDTLDQTLSKIKATMSSCGTVDLKSLRKNAKLTLVSSTSIIEGGAHDVIRKDRT; this is encoded by the coding sequence ATGGCAATCATCTTCCCTGACACGTCACACACCTTTGGCGAGTATCTACTCATCCCAGGACTGACAACGCCCGAGTGCACTGTGGACAAGATCTCCCTACGCACCCCACTGGCTAAGTATAGCCCTGCAAAGGAAGAGTCTCGCATCAATCTTAATATACCTTTCGTATCGGCTATCATGCAGAGCGTCAGCAATGACACGATGGCTATCGCACTAGCACGAAACGGTGGACTATCCTTCATCTTTGGGTCACAACCCATCGAGGAGGAAGCAGAGATGGTAGCTCGTGTCAAGAAGTTTAAGGCGGGCTTCGTACGGAGCGATGCCAACGTTAGTCCTAAAGATACGCTCGCTGATGTGCTAGCTATCACACAGCGTATGGGGCACTCTACCATCGGTGTGACTGATGATGGCACGCCTGATGGCGTACTATGCGGCATCGTCACCAGTAGAGACTACCGACTATCGACAGACTCACTGGATCGCAAGGTGGCTGACTTTATGACGCCCTTCGAGCGTCTGACCACAGGATGCAAAGGGATCTCGCTAAGCGAGGCAAATGACATCATCTGGGCGCACAAGCTAAATGCGCTCCCGATCATTGATGAGGAGCAGCGACTCTGCTACTTCGTATTTCGCAAGGATTATGATAGTCACAAGGAGAACCCACTCGAGCTACAGAACCCGCACAACAAGACGCTGATGGTCGGTGCCGGCATCAACACCCGTGACTACAAGGAGCGCGTACCAGCGCTAGTAGAGGCAGGAGCTGATGTGCTTTGTATCGATTCGTCTGACGGCTTCTCTGTATGGCAGCAGGAGACCATCGCTTGGATACGTGAGCAGTATGGCGACAGCGTCATCGTAGGCGCAGGCAATGTGGTCGATCGGGAGGGCTTCCGCTACCTCGTAGAGGCTGGCGCAGACTTTGTCAAAGTCGGCATCGGAGGTGGCTCTATCTGCATTACACGCGAGCAAAAGGGCATCGGACGTGGGCAAGCTACGGCGGTTATCGACGTTGCCAAAGCACGTGACGACTACTACCATGAGACAGGCATCTATGTACCTATCTGTAGCGATGGTGGTATCGTACACGACTACCACATGACGCTCGCGCTGGCTATGGGTGCCGACTTCCTTATGATGGGACGCTACTTCGCTCGCTTCGACGAGTCCCCAACAGAGAAGCTCCGCATCGGCAACAATATTGTCAAGGAGTACTGGGGCGAAGGGTCAAACCGTGCTCACAACTGGCAGCGATATGACGGCGGAGGAACCTCCACGACGATGAAGTTTGAGGAGGGCGTCGACAGCTATGTCCCCTACGCTGGTCCGATGAAGGATACACTCGATCAGACGCTCAGCAAGATCAAAGCTACGATGAGTAGCTGTGGCACAGTCGATCTGAAGTCTCTCCGTAAGAATGCTAAGCTGACACTTGTCTCCTCAACCTCTATCATCGAGGGAGGCGCACACGATGTCATTCGCAAGGATCGCACCTAA
- a CDS encoding DUF4293 domain-containing protein, with the protein MWQRIQTLYLFLSGVTATLLLLFTLFTVTQSDPETIYAANFTGLIVSGWTSIKYFNLVSFVLTSLVTIISFVTIFLYKRRKLQIRLTIIGLLLMVAAIVAFGYMLWRQTDLMQATTQIRFWIILPIINLLCQYLAMRNIIKDDILVRASNRLR; encoded by the coding sequence ATGTGGCAACGCATTCAGACTCTATACCTATTTCTCAGTGGGGTGACCGCAACCCTACTACTGCTCTTCACGCTCTTCACCGTCACACAGTCTGATCCGGAGACTATCTATGCAGCCAACTTTACAGGGCTCATCGTCAGTGGGTGGACTAGTATTAAGTACTTTAATCTAGTCTCGTTCGTTCTGACCTCATTGGTGACGATCATCTCCTTTGTGACAATCTTCCTCTACAAGAGACGTAAGTTACAGATACGTCTGACGATCATCGGTCTCCTCCTGATGGTGGCTGCTATCGTTGCCTTCGGCTATATGCTCTGGCGACAGACTGATCTCATGCAGGCGACGACCCAGATACGGTTTTGGATCATACTGCCGATCATCAATCTACTGTGTCAGTACCTGGCTATGCGCAATATCATCAAGGATGACATCCTCGTACGAGCCTCCAATAGACTACGCTAG
- a CDS encoding DNA-directed RNA polymerase subunit omega — protein sequence MTTKNKKLSVPQTTITRSLPELWEQTGNIYETVRIISKRANQLSVEMRDEIREKIQEVASYQENLDETPTENREQIEISKYYEQLPKSTLVATTEFLNGEVYYRLPNEESQD from the coding sequence ATGACAACAAAAAATAAGAAGCTATCCGTACCACAGACTACGATCACCCGCTCCCTTCCAGAGCTTTGGGAGCAGACTGGGAATATTTACGAGACTGTCCGTATCATCTCTAAGCGTGCTAACCAGCTATCCGTAGAGATGCGTGACGAGATACGAGAGAAGATACAAGAGGTTGCCAGCTACCAAGAGAATCTCGATGAGACTCCAACGGAAAATAGAGAGCAGATTGAGATCTCTAAGTACTACGAGCAACTACCCAAATCAACGCTCGTAGCCACCACCGAGTTTCTCAATGGTGAGGTGTACTATCGTCTGCCAAATGAGGAGTCACAAGACTAA
- a CDS encoding outer membrane protein assembly factor BamD encodes MTRQTLLSLLALSWLLLTSSCAEYMRIQKSKDPTLRYSYAKKYYNEGKYGRVAELMVDVLPHYEGTQEGAQALYIMADALLQNKQESSAAEYFRRLYTKYPQDPRATEAHYKTGLALYRIAPDPRLDQSVTYSALKELQSFLETYPQNEHRKEVEQMLFDLQDNLAKKELNTADLYYNLGTYLGNNYISAIITARNALKSYPYTKHREDLLFIIVEASYQQAINSVESKKQGRLREVIDAYYNYENAFPDGKHIKRAKTLRDRAQRMIVS; translated from the coding sequence ATGACAAGACAAACGCTCCTCAGCCTCTTAGCTCTCAGCTGGCTCCTGCTCACTAGTAGTTGCGCTGAGTATATGCGCATACAGAAGTCCAAAGACCCCACGCTCCGCTACTCTTATGCCAAGAAGTACTACAACGAGGGTAAGTATGGCCGCGTGGCTGAGCTCATGGTCGATGTCTTACCTCACTACGAAGGCACGCAGGAGGGCGCACAGGCTCTCTACATCATGGCCGACGCACTCCTACAAAACAAGCAAGAGTCTAGTGCTGCCGAGTACTTTCGTAGGCTATACACCAAGTATCCACAAGATCCGCGAGCCACAGAGGCACACTACAAGACGGGACTAGCACTCTATCGTATAGCTCCCGACCCACGCCTAGATCAGTCTGTCACTTATAGTGCGCTCAAGGAGCTACAGAGCTTCCTAGAGACTTATCCTCAGAATGAGCATCGTAAGGAGGTCGAGCAGATGCTCTTCGATCTGCAAGATAACCTAGCCAAGAAAGAGCTAAACACGGCTGACCTATACTACAATCTAGGCACTTATCTAGGCAACAACTACATCTCAGCCATCATCACGGCTCGCAATGCGCTCAAATCTTACCCCTACACCAAGCATCGTGAAGATCTACTCTTTATCATTGTGGAGGCTTCTTATCAACAGGCGATCAATAGTGTAGAGAGCAAGAAGCAAGGGCGACTACGCGAGGTCATAGATGCTTACTATAACTATGAGAATGCTTTCCCCGATGGGAAGCACATCAAGCGTGCTAAGACCCTACGTGATCGTGCACAGCGCATGATCGTCAGCTAG
- a CDS encoding ribose-phosphate pyrophosphokinase — translation MNELPYLVFAGSASQNLAEKICDSLGCPLGKMRIEHFADGEFAVSYEESIRGKDLFLVQSTYPNADNIMELLLMIDAAKRASAHYITAVIPYFGWARQDRKDKPRVSIGAKLIADLLSVAGITRLITMDLHADQIQGFFNVPVDHLYGSTVFTEYIEHNIPVDNLCIATPDVGGTKRANSYARHFGVPMVICHKRRAKANEVAEMTIIGDVTGKDVILVDDIVDTAGTMTKAADLMLEHGAKSVRAFATHAVMSDPATKRIDQSGLTEMIFTDSIPYSKKSEKVRIISVAELFAESIRRVCSHESISSLYTF, via the coding sequence ATGAACGAACTACCCTACCTAGTATTTGCTGGCTCAGCCTCTCAGAACCTCGCCGAGAAGATCTGTGACTCACTGGGCTGCCCCTTGGGCAAAATGCGTATCGAGCACTTTGCCGATGGCGAGTTTGCCGTATCCTACGAAGAGAGCATCCGTGGCAAGGACCTCTTCCTCGTCCAGTCGACCTATCCCAATGCCGACAACATCATGGAGCTCCTACTTATGATCGATGCGGCCAAGCGTGCCTCCGCACACTACATCACAGCGGTCATACCCTACTTCGGATGGGCTAGACAAGATCGCAAAGATAAGCCTCGTGTCTCCATCGGCGCTAAGCTCATTGCCGACCTACTCTCCGTGGCTGGCATCACCCGCCTCATCACGATGGATCTACACGCAGACCAGATACAAGGATTCTTCAACGTTCCAGTAGACCACCTATATGGTTCTACCGTCTTCACAGAGTATATTGAGCACAACATACCCGTGGACAACCTCTGCATCGCTACCCCTGACGTGGGTGGTACAAAGCGTGCCAACAGCTACGCACGCCACTTTGGCGTACCTATGGTCATCTGCCACAAGCGTCGCGCTAAGGCAAACGAGGTGGCCGAGATGACGATCATTGGTGATGTCACAGGCAAGGATGTAATCCTCGTCGATGATATCGTCGATACCGCTGGCACCATGACCAAGGCTGCAGACCTCATGCTAGAGCATGGCGCTAAGTCTGTCAGAGCCTTTGCGACTCATGCCGTCATGAGCGATCCAGCTACGAAGCGCATTGATCAGTCTGGTCTGACAGAGATGATCTTCACCGACTCAATCCCCTACTCTAAGAAGAGCGAGAAGGTGCGCATCATCAGCGTCGCCGAGCTCTTTGCCGAGTCTATCCGTCGCGTCTGTAGCCACGAGTCTATCAGCTCGCTCTACACCTTCTAG
- a CDS encoding DUF3575 domain-containing protein codes for MKRILLIISLLTLLSLTVSGQQVGVQTNTLYWATTTPNAGVTLGVGEQWSLSLHAGWNPWRFRSYDHPESGERVHPKMFHWTLMPEVKYWFCRRFEYWNLGLHAIATQYNVGGMRFIKPLADYRYQGYGVGAGLSAGYQWPLGDRWGLELSIGVGYLFMKYDKYQCWQCGEREGSYTRHYVGPTKAAIDFIYYIR; via the coding sequence ATGAAACGAATCCTACTTATCATCTCGTTGCTGACCCTTCTGTCCCTCACCGTGAGCGGACAGCAGGTTGGTGTGCAGACAAACACCCTCTACTGGGCAACAACGACCCCCAATGCAGGGGTAACCTTAGGTGTCGGAGAGCAGTGGAGCCTCAGCTTGCATGCTGGTTGGAACCCTTGGCGCTTCAGATCCTATGACCACCCCGAGAGTGGAGAGCGCGTCCACCCCAAGATGTTTCATTGGACGCTGATGCCCGAGGTTAAGTATTGGTTCTGCCGACGCTTTGAATATTGGAATCTCGGACTCCATGCCATCGCCACGCAGTACAATGTGGGCGGGATGAGATTCATCAAGCCCTTAGCCGACTATCGCTATCAGGGGTATGGTGTAGGAGCAGGTTTGAGTGCTGGGTATCAGTGGCCTCTTGGAGATCGCTGGGGGCTAGAGCTCTCCATAGGCGTGGGCTATCTCTTTATGAAGTATGATAAGTATCAGTGCTGGCAGTGTGGAGAGCGTGAGGGTAGTTACACCCGTCACTATGTAGGACCCACGAAGGCTGCCATAGACTTTATTTATTACATCCGCTAA